A window from gamma proteobacterium SS-5 encodes these proteins:
- a CDS encoding chorismate lyase, which yields MLPSAPMRDWLEDSGSLTRRLQAACGQGFGVQLLEQRRHRPLPSEAARLALHPGRLALVREVRLNCGDQTWVFARSLIPLTSLRGAARRLTRLGNRPLGALLFADPSAERGLMEFARLQPGQSLYEKAVAGLAQRPERLWGRRTLFRFAGKPLLVNEVFLSELEIRQGRLIP from the coding sequence ATGCTGCCGTCGGCGCCGATGCGGGATTGGCTGGAGGATAGCGGCTCCCTGACCCGGCGCCTGCAGGCCGCCTGTGGGCAGGGCTTTGGCGTGCAGCTGCTGGAGCAGCGCCGCCACCGACCGCTGCCCAGCGAGGCGGCGCGGCTGGCCTTGCACCCCGGGCGGCTGGCGTTGGTGCGCGAGGTCAGACTCAACTGCGGCGATCAGACCTGGGTGTTCGCCCGCAGCCTGATCCCGCTCACCAGCCTGCGCGGCGCGGCGCGGCGGCTGACCCGGCTGGGCAATCGTCCGCTGGGGGCGTTGCTGTTTGCCGACCCCAGCGCCGAGCGCGGTCTGATGGAGTTTGCCCGCCTGCAACCGGGCCAGAGCCTGTACGAAAAGGCCGTGGCCGGACTGGCACAGCGCCCGGAGCGGCTCTGGGGCCGCCGCACCCTGTTCCGCTTTGCCGGCAAGCCCTTGTTGGTGAACGAGGTATTCCTGTCGGAGCTGGAAATCAGGCAAGGGCGGTTAATCCCCTGA
- the ubiA gene encoding 4-hydroxybenzoate octaprenyltransferase codes for MTELPPIKITPPRPGRWSAYADLIRIRRPIGIYLLLWPPLWALWIASAGRPDWSLVLIFVLGGVLMRSAGCAINDYADRHIDGHVSRTRRRPLATGAISAGEALLLFALLALASFGLVLLLNWTTIALSLVALALAALYPFMKRFTHLPQLVLGMAFGWAVPMAFTAVTEAVPAEGWLLYAAAVIWAMIYDTQYAMVDREDDLKIGVKSAAILFGRHDRLIIGLLQLLMLGLLLALGLRLGLGLAYYLGLLAASGSVLYQQWLIRERQPKPCFEAFLHNNWFGMFIFIGLFLDYL; via the coding sequence ATGACAGAGTTACCACCCATCAAGATCACCCCACCTCGGCCCGGCCGCTGGTCGGCCTATGCCGACCTGATCCGCATCCGGCGGCCGATTGGCATCTATCTGCTGCTCTGGCCGCCGCTCTGGGCCCTGTGGATTGCCTCGGCGGGGCGGCCGGACTGGTCGCTGGTGCTGATCTTTGTGCTCGGTGGGGTGCTGATGCGCTCGGCCGGTTGCGCCATCAACGACTATGCCGACCGTCATATCGACGGTCATGTCAGCCGCACCCGCAGGCGACCCCTGGCCACCGGGGCCATCTCCGCGGGCGAGGCGCTGCTGCTGTTCGCCCTGCTCGCTCTGGCCTCCTTCGGCCTGGTGCTGTTGCTCAACTGGACCACCATCGCCCTGTCCCTGGTGGCCCTGGCCCTGGCGGCGCTCTATCCCTTCATGAAACGCTTTACTCACCTGCCCCAGCTGGTGTTGGGCATGGCCTTTGGCTGGGCCGTGCCCATGGCCTTCACCGCCGTGACCGAGGCGGTGCCAGCCGAGGGCTGGCTGCTCTATGCCGCAGCGGTGATCTGGGCGATGATCTACGATACCCAGTACGCCATGGTGGATCGGGAGGACGATCTGAAGATCGGCGTCAAATCCGCCGCCATCCTGTTCGGGCGGCATGATCGGCTGATCATCGGCCTGCTGCAGCTGCTGATGCTGGGCCTGCTGCTGGCCCTGGGGCTGCGCCTGGGGCTGGGCCTGGCCTATTATCTGGGCCTGCTGGCGGCGAGCGGTTCGGTGCTCTATCAGCAATGGCTGATTCGCGAGCGCCAGCCCAAGCCCTGCTTCGAGGCCTTTTTGCATAACAATTGGTTCGGCATGTTCATCTTTATTGGCCTGTTTCTGGATTATCTCTGA
- a CDS encoding YjbQ family protein — translation MIFQQGLVFDTSGRGSYNITQTVAKVVAESGLRRGLCQVFVQHTSASLMLCENADPTVRRDLEMILSRLAPDADPGYRHTLEGPDDMSAHIRSILTKMDLCLPVRDGHLALGGWQGIFLYEHRSQPQMRSLLVTLNGE, via the coding sequence ATGATCTTTCAACAGGGCCTGGTGTTCGATACCTCCGGCCGGGGCAGCTACAACATCACCCAGACGGTGGCCAAGGTGGTGGCCGAAAGCGGTCTGCGCCGGGGGCTGTGCCAGGTATTTGTACAGCATACCAGCGCCTCGCTGATGCTGTGCGAAAACGCCGACCCGACGGTGCGCAGGGACCTGGAGATGATCCTCTCCCGCCTGGCCCCGGATGCCGACCCCGGTTACCGCCACACCCTGGAGGGGCCGGACGATATGTCGGCGCACATCCGCTCCATCCTGACCAAGATGGACCTGTGCCTGCCGGTGCGCGACGGCCACCTGGCCCTGGGGGGCTGGCAGGGTATATTCCTCTATGAGCACCGCAGCCAGCCGCAGATGCGCTCCCTGCTGGTGACCCTGAACGGCGAATAG
- the hypF gene encoding carbamoyltransferase HypF: MSAEHIRVRGLVQGVGFRPHVWHLAQTQGLAGWVCNDAEGVLIEVWGGPEALQVFAQALEQEAPPLARIDCIERNRIGHDDLSGATPPAGFSIRPSHSGEVHTGVIADAATCAACAAEIRDPANRRYRYPFTNCTHCGPRLSIVRRIPYDRANTSMAGFPLCPACRAEYEDPADRRFHAQPNACPQCGPRVWLQAGLAQPELQEGEDAIACASRLLAAGWILAIKGIGGFHLACDAANPEVIDRLRQRKRRQGKPFALMARDLEVIRRYVQCSPAEAGMLSSAAAPVLLLAAGGPEHLPDQLAPGQTNLGFMLAYSPLHQLLLADWERPLVMTSANLSEEPQCIANAEALDRLKDLADAFVLHDRPILNRVDDSVMRVIAGQPRLLRRARGFAPAPLNLPPGFAALPPVLAMGGELKNTFCLLKDGQAILCQHLGDLHEAHTAEEYRRTLELYLQLYQHQPQRIAIDLHPDYQSSRQGEALAAGDNLPLIRVQHHFAHIASVLADNAWPLDGPKVLGLALDGLGLGDDGSIWGAEFLLADYRGYRRLARLKPARLPGGNQAMREPWRNTLAHLVEHLGWARVCADFPDLEPIQWLQQQPIALLLNMLDRGLNSPLSSSCGRLFDAVAGVLDICRSGISFEGEAAMALEALAREDITDAELGRSGPEADHQQPNYPFALTPDSDSGLIELDPAPMWLQLLQDLQRGEAPARIAARFHLGLADALCELARQLAASQGLNSIALSGGVMQNKTLFEVLVQRLEAAGLRVLSQQQVPANDGGLALGQAVIAAAHP; this comes from the coding sequence ATCTCGGCTGAGCATATTCGGGTGCGGGGACTGGTGCAGGGGGTGGGGTTCAGGCCCCATGTCTGGCACCTGGCCCAAACACAGGGCCTGGCAGGCTGGGTGTGCAACGATGCCGAGGGGGTGCTGATCGAGGTCTGGGGTGGGCCAGAGGCCTTGCAGGTCTTTGCCCAGGCCCTGGAGCAAGAGGCCCCGCCCCTGGCGCGAATCGATTGTATCGAGCGCAACCGGATTGGGCACGACGACCTGAGCGGTGCCACGCCCCCAGCGGGCTTTTCCATCCGCCCCAGCCACAGCGGCGAGGTGCACACCGGCGTGATCGCCGATGCCGCCACCTGCGCTGCCTGTGCCGCCGAGATTCGCGACCCCGCCAATCGCCGCTACCGCTATCCCTTCACCAACTGCACCCACTGCGGCCCGCGCCTGAGCATCGTCCGGCGCATCCCCTACGACCGCGCCAACACCAGCATGGCCGGCTTTCCCCTCTGTCCGGCCTGCCGGGCGGAATACGAGGACCCGGCCGATCGCCGCTTCCACGCCCAGCCCAATGCCTGCCCACAATGCGGCCCCCGGGTCTGGCTGCAGGCCGGGCTGGCGCAACCCGAGCTGCAGGAGGGCGAGGACGCCATCGCCTGCGCCAGCCGCCTGCTCGCCGCGGGCTGGATTCTGGCGATCAAGGGCATAGGCGGCTTTCACCTCGCCTGCGATGCCGCCAACCCCGAGGTGATAGACCGGCTGCGCCAGCGCAAGCGCCGCCAGGGCAAGCCCTTCGCCCTCATGGCGCGTGATCTGGAGGTCATCCGCCGCTATGTCCAGTGCAGCCCGGCCGAGGCTGGGATGCTGAGTTCCGCCGCCGCGCCGGTGCTGCTGCTGGCAGCAGGCGGGCCGGAGCATCTGCCCGACCAGCTCGCCCCCGGCCAGACCAATCTCGGCTTCATGCTCGCCTACAGCCCCCTGCACCAGCTGCTGCTGGCGGATTGGGAGCGGCCGCTGGTGATGACCAGCGCCAATCTCAGCGAAGAGCCCCAGTGCATCGCAAACGCCGAGGCCCTGGATCGGCTCAAGGACCTGGCCGACGCCTTTGTGCTGCACGATCGCCCCATCCTCAACCGGGTGGATGATTCGGTGATGCGCGTTATTGCAGGCCAGCCGCGCCTGCTGCGCCGCGCCCGTGGCTTCGCCCCGGCACCGCTCAACTTACCGCCTGGGTTCGCCGCGCTGCCGCCGGTGCTGGCCATGGGCGGCGAGCTGAAAAACACCTTCTGTCTGCTCAAGGACGGCCAGGCCATCCTCTGCCAGCACCTGGGCGACCTGCACGAGGCCCACACCGCCGAGGAATACCGCCGCACCCTGGAGCTCTATCTGCAGCTCTATCAACACCAGCCCCAGCGCATCGCCATCGACCTGCACCCGGATTACCAGTCCAGCCGCCAGGGCGAGGCCCTGGCCGCTGGCGACAACCTGCCGCTGATCCGGGTGCAGCACCACTTCGCCCACATCGCCAGCGTGCTCGCGGACAACGCCTGGCCCCTGGATGGCCCGAAGGTATTGGGTCTGGCCCTGGACGGTCTGGGCTTGGGGGATGACGGCAGCATCTGGGGGGCGGAATTTCTGCTGGCGGACTACCGTGGCTACCGCCGCCTGGCCCGGCTCAAACCGGCGCGCCTGCCCGGCGGCAATCAGGCCATGCGCGAGCCCTGGCGCAATACCCTGGCCCATCTGGTCGAGCACCTGGGCTGGGCGCGAGTCTGCGCCGACTTCCCCGACCTGGAGCCGATCCAATGGCTCCAGCAGCAGCCCATCGCACTGCTGCTCAACATGCTGGACCGTGGCCTCAACTCGCCGCTGAGCAGCTCCTGTGGTCGCCTGTTCGATGCCGTGGCCGGGGTGCTGGACATCTGTCGCAGTGGGATTTCCTTCGAAGGCGAAGCGGCGATGGCGCTGGAGGCCCTGGCCCGTGAAGATATAACTGACGCAGAGCTCGGCAGGTCGGGCCCCGAAGCGGATCACCAACAGCCAAACTACCCCTTCGCTCTCACCCCCGACTCTGACTCTGGTCTGATTGAACTAGACCCCGCGCCCATGTGGCTGCAACTGCTGCAAGACCTGCAACGGGGCGAGGCCCCGGCCCGCATCGCCGCCCGCTTCCACCTCGGCCTGGCCGATGCCCTGTGCGAACTGGCCCGGCAACTGGCCGCCAGCCAGGGGCTTAACAGCATCGCCCTGTCCGGCGGCGTGATGCAGAACAAGACCCTGTTCGAGGTCCTGGTCCAGCGCCTGGAAGCGGCCGGGTTGCGGGTGCTCAGCCAGCAGCAAGTCCCGGCTAACGACGGCGGCCTGGCCCTGGGTCAGGCGGTGATTGCCGCCGCCCACCCCTAG
- a CDS encoding DUF3299 domain-containing protein encodes MKSKSLLLSLLLGLAVLAMAPLAPVLAESAAEPPAEELSWDALVPEDFNPEGLFEKYDLDQMEDNDPRAEEFMRELKAVWKIAPVVEELAGKRVKMPGFVVPLETQGDEVSSFFLVPYFGACIHVPPPPANQMVHVRLPQGAGLAADNLYEAVWVIGRLSIERTSNELGAAGYSMDDAQVEPYEED; translated from the coding sequence ATGAAGTCTAAATCCCTGTTGCTGTCTCTCCTGCTCGGTCTTGCTGTCCTCGCCATGGCGCCCCTCGCCCCGGTCCTGGCTGAGTCTGCGGCCGAGCCCCCGGCAGAGGAGCTGAGCTGGGACGCCCTGGTGCCGGAGGACTTCAATCCCGAGGGCCTGTTCGAGAAATACGACCTGGATCAGATGGAGGACAACGACCCCCGCGCCGAGGAGTTCATGCGCGAACTCAAGGCGGTGTGGAAGATCGCCCCGGTGGTGGAGGAACTGGCCGGCAAGCGGGTGAAGATGCCGGGCTTTGTGGTGCCCCTGGAGACCCAGGGGGATGAGGTCAGCAGTTTTTTCCTGGTACCCTATTTTGGTGCCTGCATCCATGTTCCGCCGCCACCGGCCAATCAGATGGTCCACGTCCGCCTGCCGCAAGGGGCCGGGCTTGCCGCCGACAATCTGTACGAGGCGGTGTGGGTGATAGGTCGGCTTTCGATCGAGCGTACCAGCAACGAGCTGGGCGCGGCCGGTTACAGCATGGACGACGCCCAGGTTGAGCCCTATGAAGAAGATTGA
- the recG gene encoding ATP-dependent DNA helicase RecG, whose protein sequence is MPAADPQPLPLTHLKGIGPKTVEKLARLEIHSVQDILFHLPLRYQDRTRLTPIGSLRPGDQSVIEGEVELVQVKQGRRRSLLVRLADGSGALFLRFFHFSPAQQHNLVPGARLRCFGEVRPGPASLEIIHPEYRRVQPGQIEAVEESLTPIYPTTEGMHQLSWRDLTDKALTLLDSGQLCLPEHLPQPIRQRFDLPSLGEALGFIHRPPPQTPLALLEGGDFPARRRLVLEELLAHQLSLRQLRQHQRSQLAPALAGDGRLCQGLLAGLAFSLTGAQRRVSSEIGRDLAQPVPMLRLVQGDVGSGKTLVAALAALQAVEAGAQAALMAPTELLAEQHQRNLSGWLGPLGVRVGYLSSRAKGAERKERLAALASGELQLIIGTHALFQQEVRFHALGLVIVDEQHRFGVHQRLALHEKGSGDGRVPHQLVMTATPIPRTLAMTAYADLDISVIDELPPGRTPVNTVALPDSRRAEVIQRVERACMNGRQAYWVCTLIEESEALQCQAAEQTAAELSEALSDLRIGLVHGRLKPSEKEAMMLAFKNAELDLLVATTVIEVGVDVPNASLMIIENPERLGLAQLHQLRGRVGRGSVESHCLLLYKAPLSENARARLEVMRETNDGFHIARRDLELRGPGEVLGSRQTGAVRMRIADLVQDDALVPQAQQLADELLREHPQAAQPLIARWVGQRLDYGRV, encoded by the coding sequence ATGCCCGCAGCCGACCCACAGCCCCTGCCGCTGACCCATCTCAAGGGCATAGGCCCGAAGACGGTGGAGAAGCTGGCGCGACTGGAGATCCACTCGGTACAGGACATTCTGTTCCATCTGCCCCTGAGATACCAGGACCGTACGCGGCTAACCCCCATTGGCAGCCTGCGCCCCGGTGACCAATCGGTGATCGAAGGCGAGGTGGAGCTGGTTCAGGTCAAGCAGGGGCGGCGGCGCTCCCTGCTGGTGCGCCTGGCCGATGGCAGCGGTGCCCTGTTCCTGCGCTTCTTCCACTTCTCCCCGGCGCAGCAGCACAATCTGGTGCCGGGGGCGCGGTTGCGCTGCTTTGGCGAGGTGCGCCCCGGCCCCGCCAGTCTGGAGATCATCCACCCGGAATACCGCCGGGTACAGCCCGGCCAGATCGAGGCGGTGGAAGAAAGCCTGACCCCCATCTATCCCACCACCGAGGGCATGCACCAGCTCAGCTGGCGCGATCTCACCGACAAGGCCCTGACCCTGCTGGATTCTGGCCAGTTGTGCCTGCCGGAACACCTGCCCCAACCCATCCGCCAGCGCTTTGACCTTCCCAGCCTGGGCGAGGCCCTGGGCTTCATCCACCGGCCCCCGCCGCAGACCCCGCTGGCCCTGTTGGAGGGGGGTGATTTCCCCGCCCGTCGGCGTCTGGTGCTGGAGGAACTGCTGGCCCATCAGCTGTCCCTGCGCCAGCTACGTCAGCACCAGCGCAGCCAGCTGGCACCGGCGCTGGCGGGCGATGGCCGCCTCTGTCAGGGCCTGCTCGCCGGGCTGGCGTTCTCGCTCACCGGCGCGCAGCGGCGGGTCAGTAGCGAGATCGGCCGCGACCTGGCCCAGCCGGTGCCCATGCTGCGCCTGGTGCAGGGGGATGTGGGCTCGGGCAAGACCCTGGTGGCGGCCCTGGCGGCACTGCAGGCGGTGGAGGCCGGTGCCCAGGCGGCGCTGATGGCCCCCACCGAACTGCTGGCGGAGCAGCATCAGCGTAACCTCAGCGGCTGGCTGGGGCCGCTGGGGGTGCGCGTGGGTTACCTCAGCAGTCGCGCCAAGGGAGCGGAGCGCAAGGAGCGGCTGGCGGCCCTGGCCAGCGGCGAGCTGCAGCTGATCATCGGCACCCATGCCCTGTTCCAACAGGAGGTGCGCTTTCACGCCCTGGGCCTGGTGATCGTCGATGAACAGCACCGCTTCGGCGTGCATCAGCGTCTGGCCCTGCACGAAAAGGGCAGCGGGGATGGCCGCGTGCCCCATCAGCTGGTGATGACCGCCACCCCCATCCCGCGCACCCTGGCGATGACCGCCTATGCCGACCTGGACATCTCGGTGATCGACGAGCTGCCGCCGGGGCGTACCCCGGTGAACACCGTCGCCCTGCCCGACAGCCGCCGCGCCGAGGTGATCCAGCGGGTGGAGCGGGCCTGCATGAATGGGCGTCAGGCTTACTGGGTCTGCACCCTGATCGAGGAATCCGAGGCCTTGCAGTGCCAGGCCGCCGAGCAGACCGCCGCCGAGCTGAGCGAGGCCCTGAGCGACTTGCGCATCGGCCTGGTCCATGGCCGCCTCAAGCCGTCGGAAAAGGAGGCGATGATGCTGGCATTCAAGAACGCCGAGCTGGATCTGCTGGTGGCCACCACGGTGATCGAGGTGGGGGTGGATGTGCCCAACGCCAGCCTGATGATCATCGAAAACCCCGAGCGGCTGGGCCTGGCCCAGCTGCACCAGCTGCGCGGCCGGGTCGGCCGTGGCTCGGTGGAGAGCCACTGCCTGCTGCTCTACAAGGCCCCCCTGAGCGAAAACGCCCGCGCCCGCCTTGAGGTGATGCGCGAGACCAACGACGGCTTTCATATCGCCCGCCGCGACCTGGAGCTGCGCGGCCCCGGCGAGGTGCTGGGCTCGCGCCAGACCGGCGCGGTGCGCATGCGCATCGCCGATCTGGTGCAGGACGACGCCCTGGTGCCCCAGGCCCAGCAGCTGGCCGACGAACTGTTGCGCGAGCACCCCCAGGCGGCCCAGCCCCTGATTGCCCGCTGGGTCGGCCAGCGGCTGGATTATGGCCGCGTCTGA
- a CDS encoding SAP domain-containing protein: MKMPDVKKLASQLGIKSGRIKKAELIRLIQEAEDNPQCFGTERIQDCPEVSCLWREDCSAEFAKA; the protein is encoded by the coding sequence ATCAAAATGCCGGATGTCAAGAAACTCGCCAGCCAACTCGGAATCAAGTCGGGCCGCATCAAGAAGGCCGAGCTGATTCGGCTCATCCAAGAGGCGGAAGACAACCCTCAGTGCTTCGGTACCGAACGCATCCAGGACTGTCCCGAGGTCTCCTGCCTCTGGCGGGAAGACTGTAGCGCCGAATTTGCCAAGGCCTGA